The nucleotide sequence TCCCAATTCCGATGTAGATAGCCGTTATGTTTGTAGCTTTGAATATTGATTATACTTCCGGTTGCAGGAAAACTCATCTCTCTCTCCTTTCTGCCCGAGTTCCGGAAGCTAATGTTACCTATTGAGTTGTTAAATCTCCTTTCTTTATAACCATTTGTCGGTAATTCACCAGCTTCATTCATAAACCTCGTTCTTCAATTTTTTTCACGTTTTTATTCCCGATCATTACTTTCTTTCAAAACACACGCTTTTTTTTCTCTTCTTTATTATATCGTTTTAAGAATAGTTTGGAAATGTACTTGTCCCTGTTTTTAAAAAAATAAGCGCCTTTTTTCAGATAATTCACTCGTCACTAGTATTCCCATAGGTTATGTATAGAAAACGTATGTAATAAAATGTGGATGAAAATGATGAAAAACCAAAAAATGCTCCCTAGTGACTAGGGAGCATTCCTGGATAGAGGTTATTTTTGTTGTTGGTTCTTACCTTGTTGAGACTGTTGGTTTTGCTGACGAACGTGTTGTGCGTCAGTTTCACTAGCATACTCAGTCCCGTAAGATTGACCAGCTTGTTGTTGAGCGTTTTGTTGCTTTTGACGAGCTTGTTGTTGCTGTTGTTGTTTTTGTTGTTGTTGTTTGTCCATGTTTTTCACCTCCACGAAATATAATTTACCCGGGCTAATCAAATTTTATAAGTGATTTTTTTATTATATATTTCCAGTATTAAAACCTATAAATATGGGGGATAAATGAATGATTACACTATTTTAAGGAGGGACAGCACGATGTATGTAGGAAGAGATATGACCGAACTAAGTATGACTGGCAAGAACGACTGGAAAGATGAAGAACTCGCGTATTTCCACCACTCCTTGCAGCAGATGGCTCCTTATTTAAACGAGGAAGGAACAAGCATGCACAGAGAGATCATCAAGGAAATAGAAGCTCGCGGGGGATTGAAGCGTAACGAAGCTGATTGGACGCATGGTACTGAGGTTAAGTACGACTGATCTTATATACTGAGAGCGCCAGGTTATTGTTGTTGTGTTGTCGTTCATAAATCTTGGGAATCGCTCGTAAACCTTGGGAATCGCTCGTAAACCTTGGGAATCGCTCGTAAACCTTGGGAATCGCTCGTAAACCTTGGGAATCGCTCGTAAACCTTGGGAATCGCTCGTAAACCTTGGGAATCGCTCGTAAACCTTGGGAATCGCTCGTAAACCTTGGGAATCGCTCGTAAACCTTGGGAATCGCTCGTCCAGCGTGCATGAATATGCCGCTGGACGAGCACAAAACTTCCCGAGCGAGCATAAAAGCAAGCCCCAGCGCATCGCTGGGGCTTGCTTTCTTTCATATCCATTAAAAATTGCTATATGACTGGCCGCCATCCACGTTCAACGTGCTCCCAACGACCCAGGATGCCTTCTTAGATGCCAAGAAAACAACTACATTGGCCACTTCTTCCACTGTTCCAAATCGTCCAGCGGAAATATGCTCTTCCACAAACGAATTGATCTTGTATGGATCTTGTTCCAATCTTTTTTTCCAGTTTCCTGTTTCATGCAAAATAGATCCTGGAGCTACGCCATTCACACGTATGCCCTTCTTAATCATCTCGTCACCAAAAGATTTCGTAAAGGAAATCATTGCGGCCTTACTCGCATTGTAAGTAGGTTTGCCGCCAGACTCCCGTCCAAAAATAGACGAAATGTTAATAATAGCTCCACCGTCTGAATTCCCGCTCATTATCGCTGCAGCTTTCTTGCTCAAATCTACAGCCGATAAAAAATTCAAGTGCATAGCTTCTTCAAACTGTTCCATGCTCGTTTCCATAACTGAAGATCCGTTGCTTCCGCCTGCATTATTAACTAAAATGTCGATCGTGCCAAACTTACCTAAAAACTCATTCATCACTCGCTCACGATCCCCAGCGTTCGTTACGTCACCTTGAAAAATCTCAATACCCTCTTTTTGCGCCGCTTCCAAATCTGCCAAGTTACGCCCAACGATCCCTACTTTTGCTCCTTCACTCAAAAAAGCATAAGCAATTCCTTGACCGATTCCTTTTGAACCGCCTGTAACTAGTACCGTTTTTCCTTCAAGTTCTAAATTCATACAATTAACGCCTCCTTTATGAGCCGAATAATTTTTTGGTGAGAGACAGGGAACGGGTACGCATCCAGCTCGTCCACACTGACCCATTTCCAATCAGCAGGCAGAGTTCTGTCTTCTTCCCTACACTTAACCTTCCCTTGCCAAATTTGAATTTCCCACTTCAGATGTGAAAAAACATGCTCAATGTAGCCTGCTTTTTCTTCTGCTGTCACTTCATAATTTAACTGTTCTTCCACATAGCTTTCCAAAGCAGAAATCTCTGCTTGTTTGTTTTCACCAACATACTCTGTATTCGGAAATTCCCACATGTTGGCGAGAAGCCCTTCAGCCGGTCTCTTATGAATCAACAAACGGCCGTCGTCATTCACCAACACCCCAGCTATCATCTTCGCTTTTCTTACTTTTGTTTTTCCTAGCTTAACCGGAAGTTCTCTTTGTCTTCCGCTCTCGAAGCCTCGGCACAATTCTCTCATCGGACACAGCAAACATGCTGGAGATTTTGGAGTACAAATTATAGCGCCAAGCTCCATTAAACCTTGGTTAAAAGAAGAAGGATCTTCGTGTGATATCAACTCTCTCACTGCTTTTTCGAAAGTCACACGGGTTTTTGGTTTGCTGATATCTTCTTCAATGAGCAAAATTCGTGATAAAACACGCATAACATTTCCGTCAACAGCAGGTTCTGGTACACCATACGCTATGCTTAAAACCGCTCCTGCTGTATAAGGGCCGACTCCCTTTAATCCGGCGATTTCTTTAGGTGTATTCGGTACTTTTCCACCATAACTTTCGCATACTTCTTTTACGGCGGTTTGTAAGTTTCGAACTCGGGAATAATAACCTAGACCCTCCCACGCTTTCAAAACTTTTTCTTCGTCTGCATAAGCAAGGTCTTGAAGGGTTGGGAACAATTCAGTGAATCGCTCGAAGTAAGGAATTACCGTATCTACTCTTGTTTGCTGCAGCATGATCTCCGAAACCCAGACACGGTACGGATCCTGATTTTCTCTCCAAGGCAAAGATCTCTTGTTATCGTTGTACCATGTTAATAAATGATCTTGAAATTGTTTCACATATGAAGCATCGAGGGAAAATAAACTATTACTTGTTGTGTTCAATTTATAAATCTTCCTTTGTGTTCAGCTTTTCAAACGCCCAGCAATGGATTTTCTCTACTCCACCTGTCACACATTCGTTTAGTTTTGAAAAAACAGGATGCTCTAGGGCCGTTCGATTTTTCTTAATGGTATCATACGTGGTTCGATTCTTGACTTGGAAACATTCAACATACAGTGAAGGCTGGTCTGCCGCCCTATACCACTGAATATTTGATGCACCGCACACCTTAAGCTCTTTTATCACAAAAGGCATTTGTGTCTCATAAAATTGAATGGAATCCGGACTTACTTTATACTCCATAAAAACAGTTAACATTCTATTTCACTCCATTCCTACATAGGAGGTGATCGCCTTGGATACAGGCACACATATTGTGATGGGGCTGGGATTAGGCGGATTGGCAATGCTCGACCCTGC is from Fictibacillus sp. b24 and encodes:
- the mutY gene encoding A/G-specific adenine glycosylase → MNTTSNSLFSLDASYVKQFQDHLLTWYNDNKRSLPWRENQDPYRVWVSEIMLQQTRVDTVIPYFERFTELFPTLQDLAYADEEKVLKAWEGLGYYSRVRNLQTAVKEVCESYGGKVPNTPKEIAGLKGVGPYTAGAVLSIAYGVPEPAVDGNVMRVLSRILLIEEDISKPKTRVTFEKAVRELISHEDPSSFNQGLMELGAIICTPKSPACLLCPMRELCRGFESGRQRELPVKLGKTKVRKAKMIAGVLVNDDGRLLIHKRPAEGLLANMWEFPNTEYVGENKQAEISALESYVEEQLNYEVTAEEKAGYIEHVFSHLKWEIQIWQGKVKCREEDRTLPADWKWVSVDELDAYPFPVSHQKIIRLIKEALIV
- a CDS encoding gamma-type small acid-soluble spore protein, which codes for MDKQQQQKQQQQQQARQKQQNAQQQAGQSYGTEYASETDAQHVRQQNQQSQQGKNQQQK
- a CDS encoding SDR family NAD(P)-dependent oxidoreductase gives rise to the protein MNLELEGKTVLVTGGSKGIGQGIAYAFLSEGAKVGIVGRNLADLEAAQKEGIEIFQGDVTNAGDRERVMNEFLGKFGTIDILVNNAGGSNGSSVMETSMEQFEEAMHLNFLSAVDLSKKAAAIMSGNSDGGAIINISSIFGRESGGKPTYNASKAAMISFTKSFGDEMIKKGIRVNGVAPGSILHETGNWKKRLEQDPYKINSFVEEHISAGRFGTVEEVANVVVFLASKKASWVVGSTLNVDGGQSYSNF